The genomic region TGCAGGCCCTTGATGGAGTGGCTCCACCAGGTCACGGTGACTTTGCCCCACTCGGTCAGCAGGCCCGGGTGGTGACCTTCAGCCTCGGAGATTTCGCCAACGGCGTTGGTGAATGCCAGCGCGTGCTTGAAGTTCTTGAACAGGAAAACTTTTTCCAACTGCATCACGCCGTCGCGCACTTCGATGTTCCAGTCAGGGATCTGCTTGATCAGGATCGGCAGTTCTTCGTCGCTGACCTGAGGGGCATCGGCGCGGCAGGCTTCGCAATGGGCTTGGTTCAATGTGGACATGATGAGTTCCTGAAATCTGATTATTGGAATTCGACCGTCAGTACCGCCACGCTAAACCAAAGCGTCGGATCCTGACAGGCTCACTTGATTCTAAAAGCTGCGGATCAAGCAGCTTTGGGCGGAAATTTCGGTGCGTGCAACCCAAGCTGCATGCCTTGTTTGACCATGTCCATGATGTCTTCGTGGGCCAGATCGAACAGACGCTTGAGGTTTGGCAGGACAAAGTACAGCGGTTGCAGGATGTCGATGCGGTACGGCGTGCGCATGCATTCCAGCGGATCGAAGGCTTGATGTTCAGGCTCATCCGACAGGCAGTAAACGGTTTCTTTCGGCGAAGAGAGAATGCCGCCGCCGTAAATGCGCAGGCCTTGCTCGGTATCAACCAGGCCGAACTCGATGGTCATCCAGTACAGGCGCGCCAGGTACACGCGTTCTTCCTTGGAAGCCTGTAGGCCGAGTTTGCCGTAGGTGTGGGTGAATTCGGCGAACCAGGGGTTGGTCAGCAGCGGGCAGTGGCCGAAGATCTCGTGGAAAATGTCCGGCTCTTGCAGGTAATCCAGCTCTTCGCGGGTACGAATAAAGGTCGCCACTGGAAACTGCTTGTTCGCCAGCAATTCGAAAAAGGTCTGGAAGGGAATCAGCGCGGGCACTCGGGCAACTTGCCAGCCGGTGGTTTCACCGAGGACCTTGTTGATTTCGCCGAGTTGCGGAATGCGGTCGTGGGGCAGACCGAGTTTTTCGATACCGTCCAGGTATTCCTGGCATGCACGACCCTCGACCACTTTCAGTTGGCGAGTGATCAGCGTATTCCACACCGCGTGTTCTTCAGCGGGGTAGTCGATAAAACCTTGCGCATCGGGCTCACGAGCCACGTATTGCGTCTGCTTCATGCTGCTCTCCTGCTAGGGGATACGTTCTTGTTTTATGTCCTGCTCTGGAGCTAGAGATACGCCAAGGTGTGCGACTTTGCAGCAGGTGATCCGCGCGGGAAGTAGGAAAAATCCGTGTTTTTTGTAAAGTATTCGTTACGGAATGGCTATTGTGGCGCAAGTATTGATATTTCCGTGTTTGAAATGGAGTGCGCGTGTCACATAATCTTGACGACTAACTTGGCGTTCGCGCAGAAATTTCCTTGCGTCGGGCCACGATCACCCCTGTTACGGGCCTTTATATGCGTATCAAAGTCCACTGCCAGAACCGCATCGGTATCCTGCGCGACATTCTCAACCTGTTGGTCGAGTACGGGATCAACGTCGCTCGCGGCGAGGTGGGCGGTGAGCATGGCAATGCGATCTATCTGCACTGCCCGAACCTGATCAACATCCAGTTCCAGGCTCTGCGTCCGAAATTTGAATCGATTGCCGGCGTATTCGGCGTCAAGCGTGTAGGGCTGATGCCCAGCGAGCGTCGGCACATGGAGCTCAATGCCTTGCTCGGTGCCCTGGAATTTCCGGTGTTGTCGATCGACATGGGGGGCTCCATCGTTGCGGCCAACCGTGCGGCGGCGCAGTTGCTCGGGGTGCGGGTGGATGAGGTGCCGGGGATCCCGCTGTCGCGGTACGCCGAGGACTTCGATTTGCCGGAACTGGTACGCGCCAACAAGTCGCGGATCAACGGTTTGCGGGTGAAGGTTAAGGGTGACGTGTTTCTCGCCGACATCGCGCCGCTGCAATCGGAGCATGACGAAAGCGAGGCCATGGCCGGTGCGGTGTTGACGTTGCACCGGGCGGATCGGGTGGGCGAGCGCATCTATAACGTGCGCAAGCAGGAGTTGCGCGGCTTCGACAGCATTTTCCAAAGCTCGAAAGTGATGGCGGCGGTAGTGCGCGAAGCACGGCGCATGGCGCCGCTGGATGCACCGCTATTGATTGAAGGCGAAACCGGCACCGGCAAAGAGTTGTTGGCGCGGGCCTGTCACCTGGCGAGCCCGCGTGGGCAATCGCCGCTGATGGCGCTCAACTGCGCCGGCCTGCCAGAGTCCATGGCCGAGACTGAATTGTTCGGCTACGGCCCCGGCGCCTTCGAAGGGGCGCGGGCCGAAGGCAAGCTCGGGCTTCTGGAGCTGACGGCGGGCGGCACGTTGTTTCTCGATGGCGTTGGCGAAATGAGCCCGCGCTTGCAGGTGAAATTGCTGCGCTTTCTGCAGGACGGTTGCTTCCGTCGTGTCGGCAGCGATGAAGAGGTCTATCTGGATGTGCGGGTGATCTGCGCGACTCAAGTGGACTTGTCCGAGCTGTGTGCTCGCGGTGAATTTCGCCAGGATTTGTACCACCGCTTGAACGTGCTCTCGCTACACATCCCGCCACTGCGCGAATGCCTCGACGGACTGGCGCCGCTGGTGGAGCACTTCCTCGATCAGGCCAGTCGGCAGATTGGTTGCCCGCTGCCGAAACTGGCACCAGCGGCGATGGAACGGCTCAGTCACTATCACTGGCCGGGTAATGTGCGGCAGTTGGAAAACGTACTGTTTCAAGCGGTCTCCCTGTGCGAGGGCGGCACCGTCAAAGCCGAGCACATTCGTCTGCCGGACTACGGCGTGCGTCAGCCGCTTGGCGATTTTTCCCTGGAGGGCGGGTTGGACGAGATTGTCGGGCGCTTTGAAAAAGCGGTGCTGGAGCGTCTGTATTCCGAGCATCCGAGCAGTCGGCAACTGGGCAAGCGGTTGGGGGTTTCCCATACCACCATTGCCAATAAGTTGCGTGAGTATGAGGTCGGCAAAGAGCCGGGTGTTTAAACCTGTGGCGAGGGGGCTTGCCCCCGTTGGGTTGCGAAGCAGCCCCAAATGCAGCAACCGTATAGTGTCAGGTAAAACGCATCGGCTGATTTTGCGGCCGCTCCGCGACCGAACGGGGGCAAGCCCCCTCGCCACAGGGATCTGTGTTGGCTGCAAAGGTTGATGCTTGCCGTAAGCGGCATAACACCGCCGGTTTTTCGTCTTCGATACATTCCCCCTATCCCCTCTAAACCTCTCAAGTCCTTTGTTTGCCGGGCCCGGCGCCGCCAGAAAAAAGTTGGTCTGCAAATTGCTTATGGCTCAGCAGTACAGCGGTGGGCGGCAAACGTCCGGCATGCAGAGGAAAGAGTGTGGACAAGTACCTTTATGTGGCAATGACCGGCGCCAGCCAGAATGCACTGGCGCAGAAGGCTCATGCCAACAACCTGGCGAACATCTCTACCAATGGTTTTCAGAAGGACCTGGAGCAGGCCCGTTCGATGCCGGTATTTGGTGACAGCTTTCCGGCGCGTGCGTTTGCCATGAGCGAACGTCCGGCCACCGACTTCTCCCCGGGCGCGCTGGTGGAAACCGGTCGCGACCTCGATGTCGCGGTGCAAGGCAACGGCTGGATCGCCGTGCAGAACCCCGATGGCGGTGAAAGCTACGTGCGCACCGGCAGCCTGAACGTTGACGCATTGGGCGTGCTGCGCGCCGGCAACGGTATGCCGGTGGTGGGCAATGGCGGGCCGATTGCCGTGCCGCCTGAGCAGCAGATCGAAGTCGGCGAAGACGGCACCGTCAGCATCCGCGCGATGGGCGAAGGCCCGCGGGTGATGGCTGAAGTCGACCGCATCAAGCTGGTCAACCCGGACTTCAAGAACATGACCAAAGGCCTGGACGGTTCGATCCACACCAAGGACGGCAAGCCGGCGCAAGCCGATGCGGGCGTCAAGCTGGTGTCCGGGTTCCTTGAGTCGAGCAACGTCAACGCTGTGGAAGAGATGACCTCGGTGCTGGCCTTGTCGAAGCAGTTCGAGCTGCACATCAAGATGATGAACACCGCCAAAGACGATGACCAGGCCATGGCTCGGGTCTTGCAGATCAGCTAATTATCAGAACGTCGCGCCGTAAAACAGGCGCACGAGGAGAATCGAATGCTTCCGGCTCTATGGGTTGCCAAAACAGGTCTGTCCGCCCAGGACACCAACCTCACCACCATTTCCAACAACCTGGCCAACGTATCGACCACGGGTTTCAAACGTGATCGCGCCGAGTTCCAGGACTTGCTGTATCAGATCAAACGCCAGCCAGGCGCCCAGTCGACCCAGGACAGCGAATTGCCGTCGGGCCTGCAAGTGGGTACTGGTGTGCGCATCGTCGGCACCCAGAAAAACTTCACCGCCGGCAGCCTGCAAACCACCGAGCAGCCGTTGGACATGGCCATCGACGGTCGCGGTTTCTTCCAGATTCTGCAGCCCGATGGTACCACGTCCTACACCCGTGACGGTACCTTCCACCTGGATTCCAACGGCCAGATCGTCAACGCCAGCGGCTTCGCCCTGGAGCCGGCCATTGTCATTCCGAACAACGCCCAGACGTTCACCGTTGGCCGTGACGGCACCGTGTCCATCACCGTTGCCGGCAACCCGGCCTCCCAGGTGATCGGCAACCTGCAAACCGCCGACTTCATCAACCCGGCCGGTCTGCAAGCGGTGGGTAACAACCTGTTCCTGGAAACCGCTGCCAGTGGCGCGCCGCAAGTCGGCACCCCGGGCCTGGCCGGTTTCGGCACCACGCTGCAGAACACCCTGGAAACGTCCAACGTCAGCACCGTTGAAGAGATGGTCAACATGATCACCACTCAACGCGCCTACGAGATGAACTCCAAAGTGATCTCCACCGCCGACCAGATGCTCTCGTTCGTAACGCAGAATCTGTAATCAAGTCTATGAGGCGGCCATGAGGTCGCCTGCAACACCGTGAGGTAGGGTCATGAATCGCTTCGTATCTGTTCTGGCACTGAGTGGGGTCGCCGCGCTGGCGGGGTGCGTCGGTCCGACGCCAAAGCCCAATGACCCTTACTACGCCCCGGTGTTGCCGCGCACGCCGCTGCCGGCTGCCGCCAATAACGGCTCGATCTACCAGGCCGGTTTCGAACAGAACCTGTACAGCGACCGCAAGGCGTTCCGGGTCGGTGACATCATCACCATCACCCTGAACGAGCGCACCCAGGCGAGCAAGAACGCCAACTCGCAGATCGACAAGACCAGCGACACCAGTGTCGGCCTGACCTCGCTGTTCGGCTCCAGCCTGACCACCAACAACCCGGTTGGTGGCAACGACTTGAGCCTGAACGCCGGCTACAAAGCTGATCGCGCAAGCAAAGGCGACAGTAAGACCGGCCAAAGCAACAGCCTGACCGGTTCGATCACCGTGACCGTTGCCGACGTGTTGCCCAACGGCATCATCGCCGTGCGCGGCGAGAAGTGGCTGACCCTCAACACCGGTGACGAACTGGTACGGATTGCCGGCCTCGTTCGCGCCGATGACATTGCCACCGACAACACCGTGTCGTCGACCCGTGTCGCCGATGCACGTATCACCTATTCGGGCACCGGTGCGTTTGCCGATGCGAGTCAGCCAGGCTGGTTCGACCGTTTCTTCCTCAGCCCGCTGTTCCCTTTCTAGGTGGCTACGTTGAATCTTAAACACCTGATGGTGGGCGCCCTGTTGCTGATGGCGGCCTTCGATGCTCAAGCCGAACGGCTGAAAGACATCGCCAGTATTTCCGGCGTGCGTTCCAACCAATTGATCGGCTATGGCTTGGTGGTCGGGCTTAACGGTACCGGTGACCAGACGACCCAGACCCCGTTCACCCTGCAGACCTTCAACAACATGCTCTCGCAGTTCGGCATCAAGGTGCCGGCAGGTTCTGGCAACGTGCAATTGAAGAACGTCGCGGCCGTGTCGATCAGCGCCGATTTGCCAGCGTTCGCCAAGCCGGGTCAGCAGATAGATATCACTGTAGCGTCCATCGGTAACTCCAAGAGCCTGCGTGGCGGCACCCTGCTGTTGACGCCGCTTAAAGGTATCGATGGCAACGTCTACGCCGTCGCTCAGGGCAACCTGGTGGTCGGCGGTTTCGATGCCGAAGGTCGCGACGGTTCCAAGATTACTGTCAACGTTCCGTCGGCCGGTCGCATTCCCGGCGGTGCGTCGGTCGAGCGTGCAGTGCCGAGCGGCTTCAATCAGGGCAATAGCCTGACACTGAACCTCAACCGTTCGGACTTCACCACGGCCAAGCGCATCGTCGACAAGATCAACGACATGCTTGGCCCTGGCGTCGCCCAGGCCATCGATGGTGGCTCGATCCGCGTGACCGCGCCACTCGATCCGAGCCAGCGGGTCGACTATTTGTCGATCCTCGAAAACCTCGAAGTCGATCCGGGTCAGGCGGTGGCGAAAGTCATCATCAACTCGCGCACCGGCACCATCGTGATTGGCCAGAACGTCAAGGTTTCCCCGGCCGCCGTGACCCACGGCAGCCTGACCGTGACCATCACCGAAGACCCGATCGTCAGCCAGCCCGGCCCTCTGTCCAACGGGCAGACGGCGGTCGTGCCGCGCTCGCGGGTCAACGCTCAGCAAGAAGCCAAGCCGATGTTCAAGTTCGGCCCGGGCACCACCCTCGACGAAATCGTGCGTGCGGTGAACCAGGTCGGCGCGGCACCGGGTGACTTGATGGCGATCCTTGAAGCGCTGAAACAGGCCGGCGCGTTGCAAGCCGACCTGATCGTGATCTGAGGACGGCGATCATGGATATGCGCAAAAGCGGTCTGGTCAGCAGCAGCGATTCGGGGTCCTACTCGGACCTGAACCGTTTGAATCAGCTCAAGGTCGGCGACAAGAACAGCGATGCGAACATGCGCAAAGTGGCGCAGGAATTCGAGTCGCTGTTCCTCGGTGAAATGCTCAAGTCCATGCGCTCGGCCACCGAAGCGCTGGGCAAGGACAATCCGCTCAACACGCCGGCAGCCAAGCAATACCAGGAAATGTACGACCAGCAGTTGGCCGTTTCCCTGTCCCGCGAAGGTGGCGGTATTGGCTTGGCGGATGTGCTGATGCGCCAGATGTCGAAGAACAAGCCGTTGGCGCCGGGTGAGGCCGCCGCAGCGTCTGCCGCCAAGCAAGCCGCCGCGAGCGCCGCTGTGGAAACACCGATTGCCGCCGGTACGGTCGCCACCAACGGGCCACTGTCGCGCCTCAACGGCGAGCGCCCGTTGTGGGCTTCACGCGCGGTGAGGGCGCCGGCCGGGGCGGGCGAGGGCGCACACCGCAACGACATGGCGCTGATCAATCAGCGGCGTCTGGCGCTGCCACCGAAACTCGCCGACCGTTTGCTCGCCGGGCTGGTGCCATCTGCGTCGGTATCGACCACGGCGGCGACCGCCACCGCAACGCAGAACAAAATCCAGGTGCCGCAGAGCACCACGACCGGTTCCGGCCCGCTATATAACGGTGATTGGCTGGCTTCGCAAACGGATACGACCTCCAGCGGGCGCCTGCAGATTTATGGGCGTGCCATGGCTCAAATCCCCCTGGCGCCGGCGAAGAAAGCCTTCAGTTCCGCCGACGAATTCGTCAACACCATGCTGCCAATGGCCAAAGAAGCCGCCGACCGTATCGGTGTCGATCCGCGTTATCTAGTGGCTC from Pseudomonas sp. GGS8 harbors:
- a CDS encoding 4a-hydroxytetrahydrobiopterin dehydratase; translated protein: MSTLNQAHCEACRADAPQVSDEELPILIKQIPDWNIEVRDGVMQLEKVFLFKNFKHALAFTNAVGEISEAEGHHPGLLTEWGKVTVTWWSHSIKGLHRNDFIMAARTDEVAKDAEGRK
- the phhA gene encoding phenylalanine 4-monooxygenase, with product MKQTQYVAREPDAQGFIDYPAEEHAVWNTLITRQLKVVEGRACQEYLDGIEKLGLPHDRIPQLGEINKVLGETTGWQVARVPALIPFQTFFELLANKQFPVATFIRTREELDYLQEPDIFHEIFGHCPLLTNPWFAEFTHTYGKLGLQASKEERVYLARLYWMTIEFGLVDTEQGLRIYGGGILSSPKETVYCLSDEPEHQAFDPLECMRTPYRIDILQPLYFVLPNLKRLFDLAHEDIMDMVKQGMQLGLHAPKFPPKAA
- a CDS encoding sigma-54-dependent transcriptional regulator, whose translation is MRIKVHCQNRIGILRDILNLLVEYGINVARGEVGGEHGNAIYLHCPNLINIQFQALRPKFESIAGVFGVKRVGLMPSERRHMELNALLGALEFPVLSIDMGGSIVAANRAAAQLLGVRVDEVPGIPLSRYAEDFDLPELVRANKSRINGLRVKVKGDVFLADIAPLQSEHDESEAMAGAVLTLHRADRVGERIYNVRKQELRGFDSIFQSSKVMAAVVREARRMAPLDAPLLIEGETGTGKELLARACHLASPRGQSPLMALNCAGLPESMAETELFGYGPGAFEGARAEGKLGLLELTAGGTLFLDGVGEMSPRLQVKLLRFLQDGCFRRVGSDEEVYLDVRVICATQVDLSELCARGEFRQDLYHRLNVLSLHIPPLRECLDGLAPLVEHFLDQASRQIGCPLPKLAPAAMERLSHYHWPGNVRQLENVLFQAVSLCEGGTVKAEHIRLPDYGVRQPLGDFSLEGGLDEIVGRFEKAVLERLYSEHPSSRQLGKRLGVSHTTIANKLREYEVGKEPGV
- a CDS encoding flagellar basal body rod protein FlgF; the protein is MDKYLYVAMTGASQNALAQKAHANNLANISTNGFQKDLEQARSMPVFGDSFPARAFAMSERPATDFSPGALVETGRDLDVAVQGNGWIAVQNPDGGESYVRTGSLNVDALGVLRAGNGMPVVGNGGPIAVPPEQQIEVGEDGTVSIRAMGEGPRVMAEVDRIKLVNPDFKNMTKGLDGSIHTKDGKPAQADAGVKLVSGFLESSNVNAVEEMTSVLALSKQFELHIKMMNTAKDDDQAMARVLQIS
- the flgG gene encoding flagellar basal-body rod protein FlgG; its protein translation is MLPALWVAKTGLSAQDTNLTTISNNLANVSTTGFKRDRAEFQDLLYQIKRQPGAQSTQDSELPSGLQVGTGVRIVGTQKNFTAGSLQTTEQPLDMAIDGRGFFQILQPDGTTSYTRDGTFHLDSNGQIVNASGFALEPAIVIPNNAQTFTVGRDGTVSITVAGNPASQVIGNLQTADFINPAGLQAVGNNLFLETAASGAPQVGTPGLAGFGTTLQNTLETSNVSTVEEMVNMITTQRAYEMNSKVISTADQMLSFVTQNL
- the flgH gene encoding flagellar basal body L-ring protein FlgH, translated to MNRFVSVLALSGVAALAGCVGPTPKPNDPYYAPVLPRTPLPAAANNGSIYQAGFEQNLYSDRKAFRVGDIITITLNERTQASKNANSQIDKTSDTSVGLTSLFGSSLTTNNPVGGNDLSLNAGYKADRASKGDSKTGQSNSLTGSITVTVADVLPNGIIAVRGEKWLTLNTGDELVRIAGLVRADDIATDNTVSSTRVADARITYSGTGAFADASQPGWFDRFFLSPLFPF
- a CDS encoding flagellar basal body P-ring protein FlgI, which gives rise to MVGALLLMAAFDAQAERLKDIASISGVRSNQLIGYGLVVGLNGTGDQTTQTPFTLQTFNNMLSQFGIKVPAGSGNVQLKNVAAVSISADLPAFAKPGQQIDITVASIGNSKSLRGGTLLLTPLKGIDGNVYAVAQGNLVVGGFDAEGRDGSKITVNVPSAGRIPGGASVERAVPSGFNQGNSLTLNLNRSDFTTAKRIVDKINDMLGPGVAQAIDGGSIRVTAPLDPSQRVDYLSILENLEVDPGQAVAKVIINSRTGTIVIGQNVKVSPAAVTHGSLTVTITEDPIVSQPGPLSNGQTAVVPRSRVNAQQEAKPMFKFGPGTTLDEIVRAVNQVGAAPGDLMAILEALKQAGALQADLIVI
- the flgJ gene encoding flagellar assembly peptidoglycan hydrolase FlgJ; this translates as MDMRKSGLVSSSDSGSYSDLNRLNQLKVGDKNSDANMRKVAQEFESLFLGEMLKSMRSATEALGKDNPLNTPAAKQYQEMYDQQLAVSLSREGGGIGLADVLMRQMSKNKPLAPGEAAAASAAKQAAASAAVETPIAAGTVATNGPLSRLNGERPLWASRAVRAPAGAGEGAHRNDMALINQRRLALPPKLADRLLAGLVPSASVSTTAATATATQNKIQVPQSTTTGSGPLYNGDWLASQTDTTSSGRLQIYGRAMAQIPLAPAKKAFSSADEFVNTMLPMAKEAADRIGVDPRYLVAQAALETGWGKSVMRAQDGSSSHNLFGIKASGNWKGDSARAITSEFRNGQMVKETAEFRSYASYKDSFHDLVTLLQSNNRYQDVLKSADNPEQFVRELQKAGYATDPDYASKISQIAKQMTSYQNYAAAGASTTPL